The window TCCTCGGTAATTTTCCAGACCATCGCCGGTAACCGCATCCTGACGCCGGCCATCATGGGGTATGAGGCCATCTATCTGCTGTTCCAGGCGTTGTTGATCCTCCTGCTGGGCTCGCAAAGCCTGGTGCTGCTGGGGCGCGATGCCAATGTCGCGATGTCGATAGCGTTGATGCTCGGCTATTCCTGGCTGATTCACCATTGGCTGCTGCGCGACGGACGCAACAATGTCTACCTGTTGCTCTTGCTCGGGTTGGTGCTGAGCATGGTGATGTCCACCTTCACGCAATTCATACAACTGAAAATCAGCCCTGGCGAATTCTCGATCCTGCAGGGCTTCAACTACACCTCGTTCAACAAGGCACAACCCGCCCAGGTGTTGTATTCAGGCCTGCTGGCGATTGCCGTGTGCCTGGCCATCCAGCGCTTGCTGCCGACCCTCGATGTGCTGGCGCTGGGGCGTGACCAGGCGCTTTCGCTCGGGATCGACTACCTGACCAGCGTGCGCCTGCTTCTGGCGCTGATTGCCATCCTGGTAGCCCTGTCCACCAGCCTGGTCGGGCCGACCGCGTTCATGGGCGTTTTTGTCGCCAACATCAGCTATGGCCTCGCCCGCACCAACCGCCACCGGGTGACGCTGCCGATCGCCAGCGCGATTGCGATCGGCCTCTTCATCATTGCCCAGCACCTGGTCGAGCAACTGTTCAACTACAACACCTCCGTCAGCATCCTCATCAACCTGGTCTGCGGCGTGTATTTCCTCACGCTGATGGCTCGCACACGGGGCACCGCATGATCTCCCTCAGCCACGTTTACAAGGCTTACGGCAACAAACCGGTGCTGACCGATGTCAGCGTCCGCTTTCCGTCCGGGCAGATAACCTCGCTGATCGGCCCCAACGGCGCCGGCAAGACGACCCTGCTGATGCTGATAGCCCGCCTGCAGGCTGCATCAGGTGGCGAACTGAGTATCGACGGGCGCGACATTGGCACGATCCCGGTGCGCGACTACGCCAAACGCGTGGCCACGCTGCGCCAGGCCCCCGAGTTCAATCTGCGCCTCACCGTAGATGAACTGGTGGCATTCGGTCGCTTCCCTTACAGCCGGGGCAACATGACCAGCGCGGACCACAAGGCCGTTGATGACGCCATCTGCTTTCTGTCGCTGCAGAAGCTGCGCCACGCCTATATCGATGAACTCAGTGGCGGGCAGCGGCAAATGGCGTTTCTGGCCATGACGATCGCCCAGCAGACCGACTACCTGCTCCTGGACGAACCACTGAACAATCTCGACATGAAACATGCCGTGATGATCATGCGTGCCTTGCGTCGCCTGTGCGATGAACAAGGCCGCACCGTGATCCTGGTGGTCCACGACATCAACTTCGCCGCCAACTACTCGGATCACATCGTCGCGATGAAACGCGGCACCGTGCACCGCAGTGGCCCCGTTGCAGAGGTGGTCAACGAAGACTGCCTGCGCGAACTGTTCGACCTCGACTTCGAGATCCTGCGCGGCGGGCCGGGGTTCGTCTGCAACTACTTCAACCCATCGACCTCAAGGGAACTGATATGAATGCTGGTTACCGCAACAAGCTCACTCGCGCGCTGCTGGCCATGGCCGTGACCGCTGCCCTGCAAGGCTGCGACAAACCCCAGCCCGAAGCCAACGTGACGCCACCTGAAGCAGCGTCCGCAACCGCCTACCAACCGATTACGCTGAAGCACCCGTTAGGCATCACCGAAATCAACAGACTGCCGCAGCGTGTGGTGGCGTTCGACATGAGCGAACTCGATAGCCTCGACCAGCTCGGCGCGCCGGTGGTGGGAATGGCCAAGGATTATGTGGCCGATTTCCTCACAAAATACCGCGACGACCCCGCTGTCGCCGATGTCGGCACGACTATCCAGCCCAACCTCGAACGGCTGCACGCACTGAAACCCGACCTGATCCTCATTTCGCCCTTGCAGGCGCAGAGCTATGCGGAACTGAGCCAGATCGCGCCAACCGTTTACGACGATGTGGACCTGAGCAACAAGAACGGCAACTACATCGAGACCGCCAAGAATCACCTGACGCAGCTTGGGCGCATCTTCGGCAAGGAAGAGCTGGCCAGCCAGAAAGTCGCCGAAATGCAAAGCAAGGTCGAGCAGACGCGCAAGGTCACTGAAGGTCGTCCGGAGAAGGCCTTGATCGTGCTGCACAACAACGGCGCGTTCACCTCCTATGGCGTCCAGTCGCGCTATGGTTTCATTTTCGACACCCTCGGCGTGAAGTCAGCCAGCAGCGACACCGCCGCCGGGTTGCACGGCCAGCCGATCTCCAACGAGTTCATCCAGCAGGCCGACCCGGACATTCTCTACGTCATCGACCGCACCGCCGTCATGGAACGACGCCCGGCGCTCACACTCGACAGCCTGGACAACCCGTTGTTGCGCAAGACCAAAGCCTGGAACAACGGCCGGGTGATCTTCGTCGATGCGCAAACCTGGTACCTATGCACTGCGAGTGTCACCTGCCTGAACCGCATGGCTGATGAGGTGATGCAAGCCTACAAGGGCTGAGCTCGCCTCGCTCCACAGCTACCCCCCGGGCCAGTGCCATCAAAGCACTGGCCTTTTTTGTAAATGCTAATGATTTTTATTGAGGGTTTTTCTTTCTGAGCCGGAGACCTTTATGAACACTCTTCACTTTTCTGTGCATTGAAAGGAATCCAGCATGTCGCAACGCTGTAAAACACAGCACGTCAGCCCCCCGCCAACACACGCTGCGTCGCCATTTGAATTCAACCGCACCTTCATCGCTGTACACATGGCCCTGCTGCTCAGCTTGGGCAGTGCAAGCATGACGGTGGCCGCTGCTCAATCCAACGAACAGGCCGACGCGACTGAACCGGCTGAAAAGGTGCAGCAACAGGGTTCAGGCGGCGGAACACTGGAGCTGTCCGAAACCATGATCGAAGGCAAGCTGGATGCCCCCGGCGCATTGCCTCCCGTCTATGCCGGCGGCCAGGTTGCCTCGGGCGGCCGCGTCGGCTTGCTGGGCAACAAGGACTTCATGGAGACCCCGTTCAGCACCATCAGCTACACCGAAAAGTACATCGAGGACGTCCAGGCCCAGAACATCACCGATGTGATCGCCGCCACCGACCCTGCGGTGTTCAGCAACGGATTGACCGGGACCCACAGCGAGAACTACTCCATTCGCGGTTTCACCTCCAATATCAGCGACGTGAGCTTCGGCGGGCTGTATGGCATGGCGCCCTACTATCGAATCTCCCCCGAAATGTACGAGCGCATCGAAGTGCTCAAGGGCCCCTCCGCCCTGCTCAATGGCATGCCGCCGGGAGGTTCGGTCGCCGGCACCATCAACCTGGTACCCAAACGCGCAGGCGCCGAGCCGCTGACACGGTTGACCACGACCTACATGTCGGATGCACAGATTGGCGGGCATTTGGATGTCGGCCGCCGCTTCGGTGAGGCGCAGCAGTTCGGCGTGCGCTTCAATAGCGTCTACCGCGACGGCGATACCGCGACCGAGCACCAGCAAATGAAAGTCCAGCTCAACTCCCTGGGCCTGGATTGGAATGGTGAGCGGACGCGCCTGTCGGTCGACCTCTATCAGAGTGAAGATCGCGTCAACGGCCAGAACCGGGGTGTAGGCCTTGCCGCGGGTGTACCGGTCCCCAAGCCGCCTAAATCCGACACCCTGCTCAACCCTGACTGGGGCTACGTCGAGACCAAGGACAAAGGCGTGATCGTACGGGGCGAATACGATCTCAACGACAACATCACGGCCTATGCGGCGGCAGGCACCAGCAAGACCGACTACACCTACAACGGCACCATCTCTTCCCAGGTGATCAATACTGCCGGTGACTTCACCACCACCATGGGCCAGCTGAAGATCGACCTGAAGAAGACTTCTGGCGAGACCGGGCTTAGAGGGAAAATGGACACCTTCGGCATCGGTCACCAGTGGTCGATCAACGCCACGCACTATTCCGACGAGGAAAAAGACTATGGCCGTCGCTCGGTGCCAGGTGCGAACTGGATTACCAACATCTATAACCCGGTTTGGGGGCCGGAGGCGCCGGAGAGCTGGCCTGCCCTGCTGCACACCGAGTCGAGCCTGACCAGCTACGGTTTTGCAGATACCTTATCGTTCCTCGATGAGCGGCTGCAGATCACCCTCGGTGTTCGTCGCCAGCAAGTATTGACCGACACGTTCAGCGTCACTACCGGCGCGCACACCTCGCGTTATGACGAGGGCGCCACGACACCCGCCGCGGCGGTGCTGCTCAAGGTGACCGATGAA of the Pseudomonas frederiksbergensis genome contains:
- a CDS encoding ABC transporter ATP-binding protein, with product MISLSHVYKAYGNKPVLTDVSVRFPSGQITSLIGPNGAGKTTLLMLIARLQAASGGELSIDGRDIGTIPVRDYAKRVATLRQAPEFNLRLTVDELVAFGRFPYSRGNMTSADHKAVDDAICFLSLQKLRHAYIDELSGGQRQMAFLAMTIAQQTDYLLLDEPLNNLDMKHAVMIMRALRRLCDEQGRTVILVVHDINFAANYSDHIVAMKRGTVHRSGPVAEVVNEDCLRELFDLDFEILRGGPGFVCNYFNPSTSRELI
- a CDS encoding iron chelate uptake ABC transporter family permease subunit, with the protein product MSTFIRYGVWLLVLLLASGFLLLGSGLDFEYIIPKRLTRLAAMVIAGLCIAYSSVIFQTIAGNRILTPAIMGYEAIYLLFQALLILLLGSQSLVLLGRDANVAMSIALMLGYSWLIHHWLLRDGRNNVYLLLLLGLVLSMVMSTFTQFIQLKISPGEFSILQGFNYTSFNKAQPAQVLYSGLLAIAVCLAIQRLLPTLDVLALGRDQALSLGIDYLTSVRLLLALIAILVALSTSLVGPTAFMGVFVANISYGLARTNRHRVTLPIASAIAIGLFIIAQHLVEQLFNYNTSVSILINLVCGVYFLTLMARTRGTA
- a CDS encoding siderophore ABC transporter substrate-binding protein, whose translation is MNAGYRNKLTRALLAMAVTAALQGCDKPQPEANVTPPEAASATAYQPITLKHPLGITEINRLPQRVVAFDMSELDSLDQLGAPVVGMAKDYVADFLTKYRDDPAVADVGTTIQPNLERLHALKPDLILISPLQAQSYAELSQIAPTVYDDVDLSNKNGNYIETAKNHLTQLGRIFGKEELASQKVAEMQSKVEQTRKVTEGRPEKALIVLHNNGAFTSYGVQSRYGFIFDTLGVKSASSDTAAGLHGQPISNEFIQQADPDILYVIDRTAVMERRPALTLDSLDNPLLRKTKAWNNGRVIFVDAQTWYLCTASVTCLNRMADEVMQAYKG
- a CDS encoding TonB-dependent receptor, with translation MSQRCKTQHVSPPPTHAASPFEFNRTFIAVHMALLLSLGSASMTVAAAQSNEQADATEPAEKVQQQGSGGGTLELSETMIEGKLDAPGALPPVYAGGQVASGGRVGLLGNKDFMETPFSTISYTEKYIEDVQAQNITDVIAATDPAVFSNGLTGTHSENYSIRGFTSNISDVSFGGLYGMAPYYRISPEMYERIEVLKGPSALLNGMPPGGSVAGTINLVPKRAGAEPLTRLTTTYMSDAQIGGHLDVGRRFGEAQQFGVRFNSVYRDGDTATEHQQMKVQLNSLGLDWNGERTRLSVDLYQSEDRVNGQNRGVGLAAGVPVPKPPKSDTLLNPDWGYVETKDKGVIVRGEYDLNDNITAYAAAGTSKTDYTYNGTISSQVINTAGDFTTTMGQLKIDLKKTSGETGLRGKMDTFGIGHQWSINATHYSDEEKDYGRRSVPGANWITNIYNPVWGPEAPESWPALLHTESSLTSYGFADTLSFLDERLQITLGVRRQQVLTDTFSVTTGAHTSRYDEGATTPAAAVLLKVTDEVSLYANYIEGLSKGATAPLTAANAGEVFAPYKSKQKEVGVKLDLGDFAHTLSLYQIERPNSYTDPATNVFSFGGEQRNRGVEWSFFGTPVTDVRLMGGVARVDPKVTKTAGGVNEGKLATGQPKLQGKLGVEWDTPILDGLTLTANATSVSKQYINADNSKSIPGYTIYDVGARYAMRVASHPVTLRGTVNNVTNKDYWGMPLLTTLGLGAPRTVQLSASVDF